The region TTGATCGGATACTACCTCAAAGTGATATGTTTCTCCCCGAATTACGGCTCCAACACCGATTAGTACATCAAACTTTTTTTTTGTTGCATAAGCATTGATCATCATTGGAATTTCAAGTGCGCCTGGAACCTCTTTTTTCAAAATATGATTTTCATCAATACCCTCATGTATTAACTGGTCGACACAGGAATTCAGCAACTCTTTTACAACGGACTCATTGAAACGAGAATAAACAATACCTACATTTAAGCTTTTAATATCTTTCTTGCTCAACATTTAATCCTTAGTTTAAAGAAAGATGATTATACCTTTTTGTAGGGCATTAAGAATTCCTAAAGTGATAGGCACTCCAACTACAATCCAGGCAAGAGGTAGTAGAATCTTTTGCATTGAGGTATTTGTAACAGATGCAACTACTGGTGAATTGGTTTGAGTTCCTTTTATTGCACCTTGTTCAGCTTTTAACTCTTCTGGTGTCATACCAAACTTTTTATTTACTGGCTTAACTAATAAATTCAAAATAAAGCCTGCAACTAAAAGCATTGCCAAAATTTTAAAACTTGAGTTATAAGCTTGGTCTGTTGGAATACCCATGCTTAATTGATATTCTCTTAGGTAAGAAATAAGCATTGGTCCTACAATTCCAGCTAATGACCATGCTGTCAAAAGTCTGCCATGAATAGCACCAACGTGTTGTGTTCCGAAAATATCCGCTAAATAAGCAGGAATCGTTGCAAAACCTCCTCCATACATTGTAAGAATAACCAATGTAATAAGAACAAAAGTAGC is a window of Methylophilales bacterium DNA encoding:
- the ribH gene encoding 6,7-dimethyl-8-ribityllumazine synthase, whose translation is MLSKKDIKSLNVGIVYSRFNESVVKELLNSCVDQLIHEGIDENHILKKEVPGALEIPMMINAYATKKKFDVLIGVGAVIRGETYHFEVVSDQSANGLMQVQLRHNIPVINAIITTNSGEEAFARTKIKGKEAAAGAIEMALLVSDI